CGTATGGGAGGTTATCGGGATGGGACGCCTCCCGCATCGGGGCCTGTTCTCGCGGCTGACCGGGGAGGATGAGGGGCGCATCGCGGCGGCGGCGGAGCGCATGGACGTGGCCCACCTGTTGCTGCGCCGAGCGACGGAGCTGTCGGGCGGGGAGGCGCAGCGCGTGCTGCTGGCCTCCGTGCTCGCCCAGGACCCGCCGGTCCTCTTGCTGGACGAGCCCACGTCGGCGCTCGACCCCAACCAGGCGGCCCGCGTGTTCTCCGTCCTGAGGGACCTGGCCCGGGAGGGCAAGACCGTCGTCGCCGCTGCCCATGACCTCAATGCCGCGCTGCCCTTCTCCGACGCCTTCATGGCCCTGAGGGACGGGCGGCTGACGGCGCGGGGCCCGGCGTCCGGCTTGGACAAAGAGACCTTGAAAGGGCTTTACGGAGCGGAGTTTCTGCCCTATCGATCCGAAAGGGGGGACGTGCTGTGGCGCGCCCTGGCGGAATGAACGACAGAATGAACGATACGATGAAGACAACGAACGGCGGGACGACGGAGGGGCTCCGCCCCTCCACCCCGTCAGGGGCCGTAGGCCCCTGCACCCCGTTAAAAAAGCACGAAAAAAAGATAGGGCTGCTCCTGCTGGTGACTCTTCTGTTCTGCGTAGCGGCGGCCCTCGCCGCGCCGCTGCGCGTGGTCTCGCTCTATCCCGGTCACACGGACAACGTGGCCGCCCTGGGGGGCGGGGAGCTCCTGGTCGGGGTCTCCGAGAACGACGACCCCGACCTGTTCCCGAACCTGCCCCGCTTCTCGCCCAAGGCGGGGGCGGAGTCCATCCTGGCGGCGAAGCCCGACGTGGTGCTCCTGCGCGGACAGGTGGAGCGGATGAACCCCAACCTGTCGGGAGTGCTCGCCCGCGCCGGCGTGAGGGTGGAGGTGCTCGATCCGCCCGGGTGGGACGGGTTTGCCGACTACCTGCGGGCGCTTGCCGGCGTCCTGGGGCTGGACCCCGAGGCGGGTGTCCGGCGGCTCGAGACGCTGCGGGCGGAGATCATGAGCGAGGCGGAGAGCAAGCGGGCCGGCCGACCGGCCCCGCGCGTCTTCGTGGAGGCCACGGCCAGGGAGCTCCATACCTGCGCGCCCGACTCCTGGGCCGCGCGGCTGGTGGCGCTGGCCGGGGGGGAGAATGCGGCCGCGGGCGCGGCGCCCCTGAGGGCCGGGAGCGCCCTGGCCCCCTGGGGCCTGGAACGCGTGCTCGGGGCCGCGGACGGCGGGCTGGACGTCTATCTCGTCCAGCATGGCGCGATGAATGCCTCCACGGCGGAGGACGTGCGCCGCCGGCCCTGGGCCGGGGCCCTCTCCCATGTCCGGGTGGCCGAGGTGCCCGAGAGCTGGCTCAGCCGCCCCTCGCTGCTCGGGCTCGAACGGGGCGGTAGGGCCCTGATCCGCATCTTTTACGGGGAGTGATCGCTTGAGGCTGATCGTCGCGGGGGTGGGGCCGGGCGACCCCGGCATGGTGACGGCGGGGGCGCTTCGCGCCCTGGAGGATGCGGACCTGGTGCTGATCCCGCACTCGCGGGACGGGAGGCCGAGCGTCGCGGAGGGTGCGGTGGGCGCCCACCTGAGGGATGGCGTCGCCGTGCCGGTGGTCTTCCCCATGATCCGCGACGCGCAGGGGCGCGACGCCGCCCTGAGGGGGCGGCTGGAGGAGCTCCGTCCCCGATGGGAGGGCGCGGGAAACATTGTGTTGCCGGTGATCGGGGACTCGGCGCTCTATGCGACCGGCGCCTATCTCTACGACGTCTGGAAAGAACTGGTCCCGGACCTGGAGCTCGTCCTCGTGCCCGGCGTGTCCGCGCACTCCCTGGCCTCGTCCTGCGCGCGGCGCTTTCTGGCGCTGGGGGAGGACGTGCTCTGCATCGTCCCCGGCACGGCGGAGCCCGGGAGGATCGAGGCAGCCCTGAGGGCCGCGGACGCCGCGGCCCTCTACAAGCCGAGCGCGCTGGGGGACGGGCTGCGCCCGCTGGTGCAGCGCGCGGGGCCCTGGCGGGAGACGGTCCGGGTGGACCGGGCGGGGCTGCCGGACGAGCGTATCCTCTACGGGGACGAGGCGCTTGCGGCGGCCGGGGAGTATCTGTCGGTCCTGCTGCTCTGGCGTTAGTTCCAAATAGGGGCGCC
This sequence is a window from uncultured Fretibacterium sp.. Protein-coding genes within it:
- a CDS encoding ABC transporter ATP-binding protein yields the protein MAWPSFRFGALTSRYGERFVLDGLDGEIASGCLTALIGPNGSGKSTLLRVLAGLQPYGGTLTLDGREARSLSRREFGRRVGVVPQQFRTAYPFSVWEVIGMGRLPHRGLFSRLTGEDEGRIAAAAERMDVAHLLLRRATELSGGEAQRVLLASVLAQDPPVLLLDEPTSALDPNQAARVFSVLRDLAREGKTVVAAAHDLNAALPFSDAFMALRDGRLTARGPASGLDKETLKGLYGAEFLPYRSERGDVLWRALAE
- a CDS encoding precorrin-2 C(20)-methyltransferase, whose product is MRLIVAGVGPGDPGMVTAGALRALEDADLVLIPHSRDGRPSVAEGAVGAHLRDGVAVPVVFPMIRDAQGRDAALRGRLEELRPRWEGAGNIVLPVIGDSALYATGAYLYDVWKELVPDLELVLVPGVSAHSLASSCARRFLALGEDVLCIVPGTAEPGRIEAALRAADAAALYKPSALGDGLRPLVQRAGPWRETVRVDRAGLPDERILYGDEALAAAGEYLSVLLLWR